Proteins co-encoded in one Capsicum annuum cultivar UCD-10X-F1 chromosome 9, UCD10Xv1.1, whole genome shotgun sequence genomic window:
- the LOC107856109 gene encoding uncharacterized protein LOC107856109 isoform X2, with protein MVESNFTNFDKLPEDIIMEILSILPVKSILKIKSVCKYWYILIQSPNFIIKHFCHKRSYAIPFVHLYFLDTKQLSMSIDEYPLLQDFYLHKSTSLKPIIGPLNGLFFVHNLDKNEMAIWNPATKEIKKIIVPSPPFYPCFSRLCYSDSPEMLQHSCQILQKSDAFGGFDMHPSAVLKIPSNNDFRLCCSDSPEMLPHPCRILQKCATSRGSDMHRSTLLKSPSNNGFRLCCSDSPEMLPRTCQILQKYVIASGVSDTHLSSFLKSPSSNGFGLCCFNSHPCQILQKHVAAASGDSDMHPSTFLKSPRSYAHHFGFGMDPWSKDYKVVWIRDYFWKEETFTRSTSAVISVYSLSTDSWRHFEDNTFLSSHIVMSYFDSYLDGFYYWKKIDTDRRCEILAFDFRNEKFQVIQTPNVFNPNIGTLGLYDGYVSMLFHSKTCIEIWVMEKFGFWTRKLVVESTLIVKRPIGYGVNGEIFVETTSSNLLMIDPRTQEIVKCIGPLEMATLCKFLFTKRA; from the exons ATGGTggaatcaaatttcacaaattttgATAAACTTCCTGAAGATATAATCAtggaaatattatcaattttgcCTGTGAAATCAATATTGAAAATCAAATCTGTCTGCAAATACTGGTACATACTCATTCAATCTCCAAATtttattatcaaacatttttgTCACAAAAGAAGTTATGCAATTCCCTttgttcatctttattttttggataCAAAACAATTATCTATgtccattgatgaatacccttTACTTCAAGATTTTTACTTGCATAAATCCACTTCTTTAAAGCCAATAATTGGTCCCTTGAATGGACTTTTTTTTGTCCATAATCTTGATAAGAATGAAATGGCTATATGGAATCCAGCaacaaaagaaatcaagaaaataatagtaCCAAGTCCAcctttttatccttgttttagtAGGCTATGTTACTCGGATTCTCCAGAAATGTTGCAGCACTCGTGTCAGATTCTCCAGAAATCTGATGCTTTTGGAGGTTTTGACATGCACCCGTCGGCAGTTTTGAAGATTCCTAGCAACAATGACTTTAGGTTATGTTGCTCTGACTCTCCAGAAATGCTGCCGCACCCATGCCGGATCCTCCAGAAATGTGCCACTTCTAGAGGTTCTGACATGCACCGGTCGACACTTCTAAAGAGTCCTAGCAACAATGGTTTTAGGCTGTGTTGCTCTGACTCTCCGGAAATGTTGCCGCGCACATGTCAGATCCTCCAGAAATATGTTATTGCTTCTGGAGTTTCCGATACACACCTGTCGTcgtttttgaagagtccgagcagcAATGGTTTTGGCCTATGTTGCTTCAACTCTCACCCATGTCAGATTCTCCAGAAACATGTTGCTGCTGCTTCTGGAGATTCCGACATGCACCcatcaacatttttgaagagtccgagatCTTATGCTCATCATTTTGGATTTGGAATGGATCCTTGGAGTAAAGATTACAAAGTTGTATGGATAAGGGATTATTTTTGGAAAGAAGAAACATTTACAAGAAGCACTTCAGCTGTTATTTCAGTTTATTCACTAAGTACTGATTCTTGGAGGCATTTTGAGGACAACACATTTTTGAGTAGTCATATAGTTATGTCATATTTTGATTCATATCTTGATGGATTTTATTATTGGAAGAAAATCGATACGGATCGACGTTGTGAAATTCTTGCATTTGATTTTAGAAATGAAAAATTTCAAGTGATACAAACTCCAAATGTGTTCAATCCAAATATAGGAACACTTGGTTTGTATGATGgttatgtttctatgttgtttCATAGCAAGACATGTATTGAGATTTGGGTGATGGAAAAGTTTGGATTTTGGACTAGAAAATTG GTTGTTGAATCCACTTTGATTGTTAAAAGACCAATTGGATATGGTGTTAATGGGGAGATTTTTGTTGAAACTACAAGTTCAAATCTTTTAATGATTGATCCAAGAACACAAGAGATTGTTAAGTGTATTGGACCATTGGAAATGGCTACTCTTTGCAAGTTCTTATTTACAAAAAGAGCTTAG
- the LOC107856109 gene encoding uncharacterized protein LOC107856109 isoform X1, giving the protein MVESNFTNFDKLPEDIIMEILSILPVKSILKIKSVCKYWYILIQSPNFIIKHFCHKRSYAIPFVHLYFLDTKQLSMSIDEYPLLQDFYLHKSTSLKPIIGPLNGLFFVHNLDKNEMAIWNPATKEIKKIIVPSPPFYPCFSRLCYSDSPEMLQHSCQILQKSDAFGGFDMHPSAVLKIPSNNDFRLCCSDSPEMLPHPCRILQKCATSRGSDMHRSTLLKSPSNNGFRLCCSDSPEMLPRTCQILQKYVIASGVSDTHLSSFLKSPSSNGFGLCCFNSHPCQILQKHVAAASGDSDMHPSTFLKSPRSYAHHFGFGMDPWSKDYKVVWIRDYFWKEETFTRSTSAVISVYSLSTDSWRHFEDNTFLSSHIVMSYFDSYLDGFYYWKKIDTDRRCEILAFDFRNEKFQVIQTPNVFNPNIGTLGLYDGYVSMLFHSKTCIEIWVMEKFGFWTRKLVVESTLIVKRPIGYGVNGEILVETTSSNLAMIDPRTQEIVKCIGPLENGYTLQVLVYKMSLVSIKKLSTCNLIRGFEFERKQVSDTV; this is encoded by the coding sequence ATGGTggaatcaaatttcacaaattttgATAAACTTCCTGAAGATATAATCAtggaaatattatcaattttgcCTGTGAAATCAATATTGAAAATCAAATCTGTCTGCAAATACTGGTACATACTCATTCAATCTCCAAATtttattatcaaacatttttgTCACAAAAGAAGTTATGCAATTCCCTttgttcatctttattttttggataCAAAACAATTATCTATgtccattgatgaatacccttTACTTCAAGATTTTTACTTGCATAAATCCACTTCTTTAAAGCCAATAATTGGTCCCTTGAATGGACTTTTTTTTGTCCATAATCTTGATAAGAATGAAATGGCTATATGGAATCCAGCaacaaaagaaatcaagaaaataatagtaCCAAGTCCAcctttttatccttgttttagtAGGCTATGTTACTCGGATTCTCCAGAAATGTTGCAGCACTCGTGTCAGATTCTCCAGAAATCTGATGCTTTTGGAGGTTTTGACATGCACCCGTCGGCAGTTTTGAAGATTCCTAGCAACAATGACTTTAGGTTATGTTGCTCTGACTCTCCAGAAATGCTGCCGCACCCATGCCGGATCCTCCAGAAATGTGCCACTTCTAGAGGTTCTGACATGCACCGGTCGACACTTCTAAAGAGTCCTAGCAACAATGGTTTTAGGCTGTGTTGCTCTGACTCTCCGGAAATGTTGCCGCGCACATGTCAGATCCTCCAGAAATATGTTATTGCTTCTGGAGTTTCCGATACACACCTGTCGTcgtttttgaagagtccgagcagcAATGGTTTTGGCCTATGTTGCTTCAACTCTCACCCATGTCAGATTCTCCAGAAACATGTTGCTGCTGCTTCTGGAGATTCCGACATGCACCcatcaacatttttgaagagtccgagatCTTATGCTCATCATTTTGGATTTGGAATGGATCCTTGGAGTAAAGATTACAAAGTTGTATGGATAAGGGATTATTTTTGGAAAGAAGAAACATTTACAAGAAGCACTTCAGCTGTTATTTCAGTTTATTCACTAAGTACTGATTCTTGGAGGCATTTTGAGGACAACACATTTTTGAGTAGTCATATAGTTATGTCATATTTTGATTCATATCTTGATGGATTTTATTATTGGAAGAAAATCGATACGGATCGACGTTGTGAAATTCTTGCATTTGATTTTAGAAATGAAAAATTTCAAGTGATACAAACTCCAAATGTGTTCAATCCAAATATAGGAACACTTGGTTTGTATGATGgttatgtttctatgttgtttCATAGCAAGACATGTATTGAGATTTGGGTGATGGAAAAGTTTGGATTTTGGACTAGAAAATTGGTTGTTGAATCCACTTTGATTGTTAAAAGACCAATTGGATATGGTGTTAATGGTGAGATTTTGGTTGAAACTACAAGTTCAAATCTTGCAATGATTGATCCAAGAACACAAGAGATTGTTAAATGTATTGGACCATTGGAAAATGGCTACACTTTGCAAGTTCTTGTTTACAAAATGAGCTTAGTTTCCATCAAGAAATTGAGTACTTGTAACTTAATCCGAGGTTTCGAGTTTGAGCGGAAGCAAGTATCGGATACTGTGTGA